Proteins encoded together in one Jatrophihabitans sp. window:
- a CDS encoding ATP-grasp domain-containing protein — protein MRALVVEQGFSRGALAAVRALAQAGWQVGVGAPDGRGLASSSRACARRHPVPAAHQDQPAFLAAVARAVREGGYEVVFGAGEAEVLTLSEHRDAVAAVVPHAGHQVVLDALDKARLAEAAVAAGFRVPESLTPAALSDETLPVVVKARMHARPGQAGAPPRIDTNVVLGATATRRRVSQIAGLGGQAEVQEFLEGHLMAYAAVTGAGGRQVLAQSMQVASRVWPPGAGASCRAVSVPVDPELSGRAAALLAALGWFGLAELQFIVPVDGIPRLIDLNGRFYGSLALAVRAGANLPAVWAALATGRDVEPVTAASGVRYSWWEGDLRRALVERRGGLIRDLSGVLRAGVGAVHSVGRWRDPAPALTQAQRLFAEHRAYRRDSPEASP, from the coding sequence GTGCGCGCGTTGGTGGTCGAGCAGGGATTCAGCCGGGGAGCGCTGGCGGCCGTCCGGGCGCTGGCGCAGGCCGGCTGGCAGGTCGGCGTGGGCGCGCCGGACGGCCGGGGCCTGGCGTCCTCGTCGCGAGCGTGCGCACGCCGGCACCCGGTGCCTGCCGCACACCAGGACCAACCGGCGTTCCTGGCGGCAGTGGCGCGAGCGGTGCGCGAGGGCGGTTACGAGGTGGTCTTCGGCGCCGGCGAGGCCGAGGTGCTGACGCTGTCCGAGCACCGGGACGCGGTCGCGGCGGTGGTGCCGCACGCCGGCCACCAGGTCGTGCTGGACGCGCTCGACAAGGCCCGGCTGGCCGAGGCGGCGGTGGCTGCCGGATTCCGGGTGCCGGAGTCCCTGACGCCCGCCGCGCTGTCGGATGAGACCCTGCCGGTCGTGGTGAAGGCCCGCATGCATGCCCGACCCGGGCAGGCCGGGGCGCCGCCGCGCATCGACACCAACGTGGTTCTCGGCGCCACCGCCACTCGCCGCCGGGTCAGCCAGATCGCCGGCCTCGGCGGCCAGGCCGAGGTGCAGGAGTTCCTGGAGGGCCACCTGATGGCCTACGCCGCCGTGACCGGCGCCGGCGGCCGGCAGGTTCTCGCCCAGTCGATGCAGGTCGCCTCGCGGGTCTGGCCGCCCGGCGCCGGCGCAAGCTGCCGCGCGGTCAGCGTGCCGGTGGACCCTGAGCTGTCCGGGCGCGCCGCTGCCCTGCTGGCCGCCCTGGGCTGGTTCGGCCTGGCCGAGTTGCAGTTCATCGTGCCGGTCGACGGCATTCCCCGGCTGATCGATCTCAACGGCCGGTTCTACGGCTCGCTGGCCCTGGCGGTGCGGGCCGGGGCGAACCTTCCGGCGGTCTGGGCGGCGCTGGCCACCGGCCGGGACGTCGAGCCGGTGACCGCCGCGAGCGGGGTGCGCTACTCCTGGTGGGAGGGCGACCTGCGCCGGGCGCTGGTCGAGCGGCGCGGCGGGCTGATCCGCGACCTGTCCGGCGTGCTCCGCGCCGGGGTCGGCGCCGTGCACAGCGTCGGCCGGTGGCGCGACCCGGCGCCTGCCCTGACCCAGGCTCAACGGCTGTTCGCCGAGCACCGCGCGTACCGCCGGGACTCACCGGAGGCATCGCCGTGA
- a CDS encoding formate/nitrite transporter family protein gives MPRPSGEASDVKAPVGARDEPEVEKAFDRLVEDGDNRLSRPLLPLLTTGLLGGIDIGIGVLAYLVVLHETGNSLLAALAFTIGFVALLMGRSELFTENFLVPVTALVAGRGTFLQLIRLWVATLVMNLVGGVMLAAMIVVALPELQPTAIEAGGHYAHLGVSWRSFFLAVLGGAVITLLTRMQHASDSVGVKAIPAILMSFVLVGAHLFHAVLDSILIAAGLFSGGADYNWGHWTGALLWSCFGNLVGGLALVTTVRLLQVPHRVQEEREQNS, from the coding sequence ATGCCACGACCGTCCGGTGAGGCCAGCGACGTCAAGGCACCCGTCGGCGCCCGGGACGAACCAGAGGTCGAGAAGGCCTTCGACCGGCTGGTCGAGGATGGCGACAACCGGCTCTCCCGGCCGCTGTTGCCGCTGCTGACAACCGGTCTTCTCGGCGGCATCGACATCGGGATAGGCGTGCTGGCCTACCTGGTGGTCCTGCACGAGACCGGCAATTCACTGCTTGCCGCGCTGGCCTTCACGATCGGATTCGTGGCCCTGCTGATGGGCCGCAGCGAGCTGTTCACCGAGAACTTCCTGGTGCCCGTCACCGCGCTGGTGGCCGGCCGCGGCACCTTCCTGCAGCTGATCCGGCTCTGGGTCGCGACGCTGGTGATGAACCTGGTCGGCGGGGTGATGCTGGCCGCCATGATCGTGGTGGCGCTTCCCGAGCTGCAACCGACCGCGATCGAGGCCGGCGGCCATTACGCCCACCTGGGGGTGTCGTGGCGCTCGTTCTTCCTGGCGGTGCTGGGCGGCGCCGTCATCACGCTGCTCACCCGGATGCAGCACGCCAGCGACAGCGTGGGCGTCAAGGCGATCCCCGCGATCCTGATGTCCTTCGTGCTGGTCGGCGCGCACCTGTTCCACGCGGTGCTCGACTCGATCCTGATCGCAGCCGGGCTGTTCAGCGGCGGCGCCGACTACAACTGGGGCCACTGGACCGGCGCGCTGTTGTGGTCGTGTTTCGGAAACCTGGTCGGCGGCCTGGCGCTGGTGACCACGGTGCGGCTGCTGCAGGTGCCGCACCGGGTGCAGGAGGAACGCGAGCAGAACAGCTGA
- a CDS encoding RtcB family protein, translating to MERINERLLNWASVLEDQTRAQAVTTSRMPFIDPHLALMPDAHLGKGATVGSVIPTVGAIMPAAVGVDIGCGMFAVRTQYHAEELPADRDALHRAISAAVPLSAGKYNTKVRPGAAPRIAELEELAGADQAEAASPNWRLQLGSLGSGNHFIEVSLDEADQVWLFLHSGSRGVGNRLAGKHIAIAQQQCRRRGAELPHPDLAYLLEDEPQFDSYLRALRWAQRFAFLNREEMMDRVLEAFARWHAPAQRLESVNCHHNYTEQETHFGKQVWLSRKGAISAKAGQAGLIPGSMGSASYVVAGKGNRLSLCSAPHGAGRNYSRTAARKKFSRADLDERMRGIAWGRSNAFLDEHPDAYKDIDVVMRDAAELVEIRHTLRQIVNVKGD from the coding sequence ATGGAGCGAATCAACGAGCGGTTGCTGAACTGGGCCTCGGTCCTGGAGGACCAGACCAGGGCCCAGGCGGTCACGACCAGTCGGATGCCCTTCATCGATCCGCACCTCGCCCTGATGCCGGACGCGCACCTGGGCAAGGGGGCCACGGTCGGTTCGGTGATTCCCACCGTAGGGGCGATCATGCCGGCGGCGGTCGGGGTCGACATCGGCTGCGGCATGTTCGCGGTGCGGACCCAGTACCACGCCGAGGAGTTGCCCGCTGACCGCGATGCGTTGCACCGGGCGATCAGCGCGGCGGTGCCGCTGTCGGCCGGCAAGTACAACACCAAGGTCAGGCCAGGCGCCGCGCCGCGGATCGCCGAGCTGGAGGAGCTGGCCGGCGCCGACCAGGCCGAGGCCGCCAGCCCCAACTGGCGGCTGCAACTGGGCAGCCTGGGTTCGGGCAATCACTTCATCGAAGTCAGCCTGGACGAGGCTGACCAGGTCTGGCTGTTCCTGCATTCGGGCTCCCGCGGGGTCGGCAACAGGTTGGCCGGCAAGCACATCGCCATCGCCCAACAGCAATGCCGGCGCCGAGGTGCGGAGTTACCCCATCCCGACCTGGCCTACCTTCTCGAGGACGAGCCGCAGTTCGACTCCTACCTGCGCGCGCTGCGCTGGGCGCAGCGATTCGCGTTCCTCAACCGTGAGGAGATGATGGACCGCGTCCTGGAAGCCTTCGCCCGCTGGCACGCACCGGCCCAGCGGCTGGAGTCGGTGAACTGCCACCACAACTACACCGAGCAGGAAACCCATTTCGGCAAGCAGGTATGGCTCTCGCGCAAGGGCGCGATCTCGGCGAAGGCCGGCCAGGCCGGGCTCATCCCGGGCAGCATGGGCTCGGCGTCCTACGTCGTGGCCGGCAAGGGCAACCGGCTCAGCCTCTGCTCCGCGCCGCACGGCGCCGGCCGGAACTACTCGCGGACGGCTGCCCGCAAGAAGTTCAGCCGGGCCGACCTGGACGAGCGGATGCGTGGCATCGCCTGGGGCCGCTCCAACGCCTTTCTCGACGAGCACCCCGACGCCTACAAGGACATCGACGTCGTGATGCGCGACGCGGCCGAGCTGGTCGAGATCCGGCACACGCTGCGCCAGATCGTCAACGTCAAGGGCGACTGA
- a CDS encoding alkaline phosphatase family protein — protein sequence MPAIHPLRLLLAASMMGLLIGATEPAGASTLSSSTLDAAAAGVPRPDHVVVVVMENHSNTDVIGNPAAPYINSLAATGANFSQSYALTHPSQPNYFALFSGSLQGVDDNSCPHTFSTPNLGAALIAKGLTFKGYSESMPYNGYTGCSSGAYVRRHNPWVNWTNVPAASNLTLNAFPTDYNELPTVSFVIPNLDNDMHDGTVAEGDSWLKSHLDGYIRWARTHNSLFILTFDEDDNNSGNRIPTVFVGAQVKPGIYSERIDHYNVLRTLEDAYGLPYAGASANAAPITGVWTTSPDPDPGCSAAQLMVNPGFERGTASPWIGDTGLVARETAEQPAWAGSWLATLGGQGIADTNRLSQLVSIPAGCQARLSFWLDIDTDQRTTSTVYDTLRVTLRSPSGSVLDALATYSNLNATTGYRKHSFDVSEYAGRQLLVTFTARENSSRQTSFFLDYTTVWVS from the coding sequence ATGCCCGCTATTCACCCGTTACGCCTGCTGCTGGCCGCCTCGATGATGGGACTGCTCATCGGCGCCACCGAGCCGGCCGGCGCCTCGACGCTCAGCTCTTCCACTCTCGACGCCGCTGCCGCCGGAGTCCCGCGTCCTGACCACGTCGTCGTGGTGGTGATGGAGAACCACTCGAACACCGACGTGATAGGCAATCCGGCCGCCCCGTACATCAACTCTCTCGCCGCGACCGGCGCCAACTTCAGCCAGTCCTACGCCCTCACCCACCCGAGCCAACCGAACTACTTCGCCCTGTTCTCCGGCTCCCTCCAGGGTGTCGATGACAACTCCTGCCCGCACACCTTCAGCACTCCCAACCTGGGCGCAGCGTTGATCGCGAAGGGCCTGACTTTCAAGGGCTATTCCGAGTCCATGCCGTACAACGGCTACACCGGCTGCAGCAGCGGCGCCTACGTCCGCAGGCACAACCCGTGGGTCAACTGGACCAACGTCCCGGCCGCGTCCAACCTGACGTTGAACGCCTTTCCCACCGACTACAACGAGTTGCCGACGGTGTCGTTCGTGATCCCCAACCTGGACAACGACATGCACGACGGCACCGTCGCCGAGGGCGACAGCTGGCTGAAGTCACACCTCGACGGCTACATCAGGTGGGCCCGCACCCACAACAGCCTGTTCATCCTGACCTTCGACGAGGATGACAACAACTCCGGCAACCGGATCCCGACCGTCTTCGTCGGCGCCCAGGTCAAGCCCGGCATCTATTCCGAGCGAATAGATCACTACAATGTGCTGCGAACCCTGGAGGACGCCTACGGCCTGCCGTACGCCGGCGCCAGCGCGAACGCCGCTCCGATCACCGGAGTCTGGACGACCAGTCCCGATCCCGATCCGGGTTGCTCAGCGGCGCAACTGATGGTCAACCCCGGCTTCGAGCGGGGCACCGCCAGCCCCTGGATCGGCGACACCGGCCTGGTGGCGCGCGAGACCGCCGAGCAGCCGGCCTGGGCCGGCAGCTGGTTGGCCACGCTGGGCGGCCAGGGCATCGCGGACACCAACAGGCTCAGCCAGCTGGTCAGCATCCCCGCGGGCTGCCAGGCCCGCCTGAGCTTCTGGCTGGACATCGACACCGACCAGCGCACCACCTCGACCGTGTACGACACGCTGAGGGTGACGCTGCGCTCGCCGTCCGGCTCGGTACTCGACGCGTTGGCCACCTACTCGAACCTGAATGCCACGACCGGCTATCGCAAGCACAGCTTCGATGTGTCGGAATACGCCGGCCGCCAGCTGCTGGTGACGTTCACCGCCCGGGAGAACTCGAGCCGGCAGACGTCGTTCTTCCTCGACTACACGACCGTGTGGGTCAGCTGA
- a CDS encoding right-handed parallel beta-helix repeat-containing protein: MSLVGPASQAGAATLSVPSSYRTIGAAIAAARNGDTVSVSPGTYRENITIMGKRITIRSVSGPGVTVIAGNPGRTPVMIQNIPAGTMTLQGFRIVSGSAPSGQGGGITIANYASPTIRGNELVSNRSNDGAGILVYNNSHPTITGNNIHHNTAARFGGGVFAVINSNPKVTGNTISNNRAYGGGGIYLENDVSRPSARSAPSVTGNRITSNVSTQAGGGIMLRTGVNALIAKNTITGNSSPYGGGIEVETTGSTPRITGNVITGNSALTSPAWPGSGSGGGIAVFGWSRPIISHNSIIGNRTTRFGGGIVLAEGSVSLVNANNIAKNTVIDTGSGPGGGGIYLANSEATIQNNALRQNSAPLGGGVAFVGTGSLVLVNNTIVSNASRAGSAASGGGLFVSKKTSGKASIVNNIFTANNNFQIFEMGEFATYSNNLITNSGNGMFYSFPAHTITDIRNFNGNPNIRLAVGNVGSAPAFVNAPVFDYRLTKGSPAVDAGRSTGAPPLDIRDLPRYGTRPDIGAFEYRP; the protein is encoded by the coding sequence TTGTCCCTGGTCGGTCCGGCCAGCCAGGCGGGGGCGGCGACCCTCTCTGTTCCGAGCAGCTACCGCACCATCGGCGCGGCCATCGCCGCCGCCCGCAACGGTGACACCGTCTCGGTGTCACCCGGCACCTACCGCGAGAACATCACCATCATGGGCAAGCGGATCACGATTCGCTCGGTCTCGGGCCCCGGCGTCACCGTCATCGCCGGCAATCCCGGCCGCACGCCGGTGATGATCCAGAACATCCCGGCCGGCACCATGACCCTGCAGGGCTTCCGGATCGTCTCCGGGTCAGCGCCCAGCGGCCAGGGCGGCGGCATCACCATCGCCAACTACGCCAGCCCGACGATCCGCGGCAACGAGCTCGTCTCCAACCGGTCCAACGACGGCGCCGGGATCCTGGTCTACAACAACTCGCACCCGACGATCACCGGCAACAACATTCACCACAACACCGCGGCCAGGTTCGGCGGCGGGGTCTTCGCCGTCATCAACTCCAACCCCAAGGTCACCGGCAACACGATCAGCAACAACCGGGCCTACGGCGGTGGCGGCATCTACCTCGAGAACGACGTATCGCGCCCGAGCGCCCGCTCCGCGCCCAGCGTGACCGGCAACAGGATCACCTCGAACGTCTCCACCCAGGCCGGCGGCGGCATCATGCTGCGCACCGGCGTCAACGCGCTGATCGCCAAGAACACCATCACCGGCAACAGCTCGCCCTACGGCGGCGGCATCGAGGTGGAGACCACCGGCAGCACGCCGCGGATCACCGGCAACGTGATCACCGGCAACTCGGCGCTCACCTCTCCGGCGTGGCCCGGCAGCGGCAGCGGCGGCGGCATCGCGGTGTTCGGCTGGTCCCGCCCGATCATCTCGCACAACAGCATCATCGGTAACCGGACCACCCGCTTCGGCGGCGGCATCGTGCTGGCCGAGGGTTCGGTGTCTCTGGTGAACGCCAACAACATCGCCAAGAACACCGTGATCGACACCGGCTCCGGGCCCGGCGGTGGTGGCATCTACCTGGCCAACTCCGAGGCGACCATCCAGAACAACGCGCTGCGGCAGAACTCCGCGCCGCTCGGTGGCGGTGTCGCGTTCGTCGGAACCGGCTCGCTGGTGCTGGTGAACAACACCATCGTCTCCAACGCCTCCCGGGCCGGCAGCGCGGCCTCCGGCGGTGGCCTGTTCGTGTCCAAGAAGACCTCGGGCAAGGCCTCGATCGTCAACAACATCTTCACCGCGAACAACAACTTCCAGATCTTCGAGATGGGCGAGTTCGCCACCTACTCCAACAACCTGATCACCAACAGCGGCAACGGAATGTTCTACAGCTTCCCGGCGCACACCATCACCGACATCCGCAACTTCAACGGCAACCCCAACATCAGGCTGGCGGTCGGCAATGTCGGTTCTGCCCCGGCGTTCGTCAACGCCCCGGTCTTCGACTACCGGCTCACCAAGGGCTCGCCGGCCGTGGACGCCGGCCGCTCGACCGGGGCCCCGCCGCTCGACATCCGCGACCTGCCTCGCTACGGAACCCGACCCGACATCGGGGCGTTCGAGTACCGCCCGTAA
- a CDS encoding GNAT family N-acetyltransferase, with protein sequence MSGAGIRRVREPDLAAVAGLIRELAEYERTPPRCRPTRGQLARSLFGAEPALFGHVAEARGEVVGCALWLPDLSAGPGCDGIFLKDLYVRPEHRGRGLGRGLLAALAAESCQRGFDRLEWSVAQWNMPAIGFYEYLGARPTPEGTGYRLSSAALTALGQ encoded by the coding sequence GTGTCGGGCGCCGGCATCAGACGGGTCCGCGAGCCCGACCTCGCTGCCGTTGCCGGCCTGATCCGCGAGCTGGCCGAGTACGAGCGGACACCCCCGCGCTGCCGGCCCACCCGCGGCCAGCTGGCCAGGTCGCTGTTCGGCGCCGAGCCGGCGCTGTTCGGCCACGTCGCCGAGGCGCGGGGCGAGGTGGTCGGTTGCGCGCTGTGGCTGCCCGACCTGTCGGCCGGACCAGGCTGCGATGGGATCTTTCTGAAAGACCTCTATGTCCGGCCTGAGCACCGCGGCCGGGGCCTGGGCCGCGGCCTGCTCGCCGCGCTGGCCGCCGAGAGCTGTCAACGCGGTTTCGACAGGCTGGAATGGTCTGTCGCGCAGTGGAACATGCCGGCGATCGGCTTCTACGAGTACCTCGGGGCGCGTCCGACGCCGGAAGGCACGGGGTACCGGCTCAGCAGCGCTGCGCTGACAGCTTTAGGACAGTAA
- the fgd gene encoding glucose-6-phosphate dehydrogenase (coenzyme-F420), with protein MSREIGSLKIGYKASAEQFGPRQLLDYAVQAEQLGLDSVMISDHFQPWQHDGGHAPFSLAWLAAVGERTSRVQLGTSVLTPTFRYNPAIIAQAFGTLACLYPNRMLLGIGTGEALNEVAVTRVEWPDFKQRFARLREAVQLMRRLWTEERVTFDGEYYQTTDATVYDRPEQSVPVYIAAGGPVVAKYAGRAGDGFICTSGKGAELYRDKLMPAVEEGLAAAGRDPAQLDRMIEIKLSYDPDPEQALQNTRFWAPLSLTAEQKHGLHDPIEMQAAGAALPIEQIASRWIVTSDPEAAVAAIRPYLDYGFNHLVFHAPGHDQSRFLSSFSEQVLPLLRETS; from the coding sequence ATGTCGCGCGAGATCGGGTCGTTGAAGATCGGTTACAAGGCGTCGGCCGAGCAGTTCGGCCCCCGCCAGCTGCTGGACTACGCGGTCCAGGCCGAGCAGCTCGGACTGGACAGCGTGATGATCTCTGATCACTTTCAGCCCTGGCAGCACGACGGCGGCCATGCGCCGTTCTCGCTGGCCTGGCTGGCCGCCGTCGGCGAGCGCACGTCCCGGGTGCAGCTGGGCACCAGCGTGCTGACCCCGACCTTCCGCTACAACCCGGCCATCATCGCCCAGGCCTTCGGCACCCTGGCCTGCCTCTACCCGAACCGGATGCTGCTCGGCATCGGCACCGGCGAGGCGCTGAACGAGGTGGCGGTGACCCGGGTGGAGTGGCCGGACTTCAAGCAGCGCTTCGCCCGGCTGCGCGAGGCGGTGCAGCTGATGCGGCGGTTGTGGACCGAGGAGCGGGTCACCTTCGACGGCGAGTACTACCAGACCACCGACGCCACGGTGTATGACCGGCCCGAGCAGAGCGTTCCGGTCTACATCGCCGCCGGCGGGCCGGTGGTCGCCAAGTACGCCGGCCGGGCCGGCGACGGTTTCATCTGCACGTCCGGCAAGGGCGCCGAGCTCTACCGGGACAAGCTGATGCCGGCGGTCGAGGAGGGACTGGCCGCGGCCGGCCGGGACCCCGCCCAGCTGGACCGGATGATCGAGATCAAGCTCTCCTACGACCCCGACCCGGAGCAGGCGTTGCAGAACACCCGGTTCTGGGCGCCGCTGTCGCTGACCGCCGAGCAGAAGCACGGCCTGCACGATCCGATCGAGATGCAGGCCGCCGGGGCGGCGCTGCCGATCGAGCAGATCGCCAGCCGGTGGATCGTGACCAGTGACCCCGAGGCCGCGGTGGCGGCGATCCGCCCTTACCTGGACTACGGCTTCAACCACCTGGTCTTTCACGCCCCCGGCCACGACCAGTCCCGGTTCCTGTCCTCCTTCAGCGAGCAGGTCCTGCCGCTGCTGCGTGAAACCAGCTGA
- a CDS encoding PPOX class F420-dependent oxidoreductase, producing MAATEGPDALVRLITVRHKAVLATIKSDGRPQLSNVTYAFTADPSAPGAGVARISITSSRAKYRNLVRDPRASLHVSSPDFWSYAVAEALAELSPVAADPQDQTVDDLVALYRDVQGEHPDWQEFRQEMVTDQRVMLRLAVSRVYGMTSGG from the coding sequence ATGGCAGCCACCGAAGGCCCTGACGCGCTCGTCAGGTTGATCACCGTGCGGCACAAGGCAGTGCTGGCGACGATCAAGTCCGACGGCCGGCCGCAACTGTCCAACGTGACCTACGCCTTCACCGCCGACCCGTCCGCGCCAGGCGCCGGTGTGGCCAGGATCTCGATCACCAGCAGCCGGGCCAAGTACCGCAACCTGGTGCGGGACCCGCGAGCCAGCCTGCACGTCAGCTCCCCGGATTTCTGGTCCTATGCGGTGGCCGAGGCACTGGCCGAGCTCAGCCCGGTGGCGGCCGACCCGCAGGACCAGACCGTCGATGACCTCGTCGCGCTCTACCGCGACGTCCAGGGTGAGCACCCGGACTGGCAGGAGTTCCGGCAGGAGATGGTCACCGACCAGCGGGTGATGCTGCGGCTGGCAGTCAGCCGGGTGTACGGAATGACCAGCGGCGGCTGA
- the ctaD gene encoding cytochrome c oxidase subunit I: protein MTTTAGTSSTASPLDLEPAPIVSRPYPADQPASGSMFLQVLRTTDHKLIGRMYLVTSFVFFMLGGLMALVMRAELARPGMQVLTNEQYNQLFTMHGTIMLLFFATPSVFAFANLVLPLQIGSPDVAFPRLNALSYWLYLFGATVACLGFLTPGGAADGGWTFYLPLNDMTHSPGAGADFWILGLALSGLGTILGGVNMITTVLTLRAPGMTMFRMPIFTWNILVTSLLVLLAFPILTAALLVLWADRHLGSVVYASENGGAVLWQHLFWFFGHPEVYILALPFFGIVSEIFPVFARKPLFGYKGLVLATLSIAALSLTVWAHHMFATGVVLLPFFSFLSFLIAVPTGLKFFNWIGTLWRGSITFESPMLFSIGFLVTFLFGGLTGVVLASPPADFHVSDTYFVVAHFHYVLFGTIVFAAYAGVYFWFPKFTGRYMDEQLGKLHFWLTFIGFHLTFLVQHWVGSEGFPRRYADYLPGDGFTTLNTISSVGAFLLGASMLPFLYNVYKSYRFGELATADDPWGHANSLEWATSCPPPRHNFTSMPRIRSERPAFEAHYPHLIDQLNREAHGDKKHRLAEAAGQAAIGGEGQRQGRRDPDPGR, encoded by the coding sequence TTGACGACCACTGCAGGTACCAGCTCGACCGCGAGCCCGCTCGACCTCGAGCCCGCGCCCATCGTGAGCCGCCCGTACCCGGCCGATCAACCCGCCAGCGGCTCGATGTTCCTGCAGGTGCTGCGCACCACCGATCACAAGCTGATCGGCCGGATGTACCTGGTGACCTCGTTCGTCTTCTTCATGCTCGGCGGCCTGATGGCGCTGGTGATGCGCGCCGAGCTGGCTCGTCCGGGCATGCAGGTGCTGACCAACGAGCAGTACAACCAGCTGTTCACCATGCACGGCACGATCATGCTGCTGTTCTTCGCCACCCCGAGCGTGTTCGCCTTCGCCAACCTGGTGCTGCCGCTGCAGATCGGCTCGCCGGATGTGGCGTTCCCGCGGCTGAACGCCCTGTCCTACTGGCTGTACCTGTTCGGCGCGACCGTCGCCTGCCTGGGCTTCCTCACGCCGGGCGGCGCGGCCGATGGCGGCTGGACGTTCTACCTGCCGCTCAATGACATGACGCACTCGCCCGGCGCCGGCGCCGACTTCTGGATCCTGGGCCTGGCGCTGTCGGGCCTGGGCACCATCCTCGGCGGCGTCAACATGATCACCACAGTGCTCACGCTGCGGGCGCCCGGCATGACGATGTTCCGGATGCCGATCTTCACCTGGAACATCCTGGTGACCTCGCTGCTGGTGCTGCTGGCCTTCCCGATCCTGACCGCGGCCCTGCTGGTGCTGTGGGCCGACCGGCACCTGGGCTCGGTCGTGTACGCCTCGGAGAACGGCGGCGCGGTCCTGTGGCAGCACCTGTTCTGGTTCTTCGGCCACCCCGAGGTCTACATCCTGGCGCTGCCGTTCTTCGGGATCGTGTCCGAGATCTTTCCGGTGTTCGCCCGCAAGCCGCTGTTCGGCTACAAGGGCCTGGTGCTGGCCACGCTGTCCATCGCCGCGCTGTCGCTGACCGTCTGGGCCCACCACATGTTCGCCACCGGCGTGGTCCTGCTGCCGTTCTTCTCCTTCCTGTCCTTCCTGATCGCGGTGCCGACCGGGCTGAAGTTCTTCAACTGGATCGGCACCCTGTGGCGGGGCTCGATCACCTTCGAGTCACCGATGCTGTTCTCGATCGGGTTCCTGGTGACCTTCTTGTTCGGCGGCCTGACCGGCGTCGTGCTGGCCAGCCCGCCGGCCGACTTCCACGTCTCGGACACCTACTTCGTGGTGGCGCACTTCCACTACGTGCTGTTCGGCACCATCGTGTTCGCCGCCTACGCCGGGGTGTACTTCTGGTTTCCGAAGTTCACCGGCCGCTACATGGACGAGCAGCTGGGCAAGCTGCACTTCTGGCTGACCTTCATCGGCTTTCACCTCACGTTCCTGGTGCAGCACTGGGTCGGCTCCGAGGGCTTCCCCCGCCGCTACGCCGACTACCTGCCCGGCGACGGGTTCACCACCCTGAACACCATCTCCAGCGTCGGGGCGTTCCTGCTCGGCGCCTCGATGCTGCCGTTCCTCTACAACGTCTACAAGTCCTACCGCTTCGGCGAGCTCGCCACCGCCGATGACCCGTGGGGGCACGCCAACTCACTGGAGTGGGCGACCTCCTGCCCGCCGCCGCGGCACAACTTCACTTCGATGCCCCGGATCCGCTCCGAGCGCCCGGCGTTCGAGGCGCACTACCCGCACCTGATCGACCAGCTGAACCGCGAGGCCCACGGTGACAAGAAGCACCGGCTGGCAGAGGCGGCCGGGCAGGCCGCGATCGGCGGCGAGGGCCAGCGCCAGGGGCGGCGCGACCCCGATCCGGGCCGCTAG
- a CDS encoding dienelactone hydrolase family protein, producing MAEVVLFHHALGLTPGIAAFADEVRGAGHTVHTPDLFEGRTFDTLEQGVAHAERIGFGEVIQRGVRAVQQLPAELVYAGFSLGVLPAQCLAQTRAGARGALLMYSCVPVSEFGSGWPAGVPVQVHGMDADPIFAGEGDLDAARELLEQAQDGQLFLYPGDQHYFADSTLPSYVPDAAALLCRRVLSFLDGR from the coding sequence ATGGCTGAGGTAGTGCTGTTCCACCACGCGCTGGGCCTGACCCCGGGCATCGCCGCCTTCGCCGACGAGGTGCGCGGCGCCGGGCACACCGTCCACACGCCTGACCTGTTCGAAGGGCGCACCTTCGACACCCTGGAGCAGGGGGTGGCCCACGCCGAGCGGATCGGGTTCGGCGAGGTGATCCAGCGCGGCGTCCGGGCGGTCCAGCAGCTGCCCGCGGAGCTGGTGTACGCCGGCTTCTCGCTGGGAGTGCTGCCGGCGCAGTGCCTGGCCCAGACCCGGGCCGGGGCGCGCGGAGCGCTGTTGATGTACTCCTGCGTCCCGGTGTCGGAGTTCGGCTCGGGCTGGCCGGCCGGGGTGCCGGTGCAGGTGCACGGGATGGACGCCGACCCGATCTTCGCCGGCGAGGGCGACCTCGACGCCGCCCGCGAACTTCTCGAGCAGGCCCAGGACGGGCAGCTGTTCCTCTACCCCGGCGATCAGCACTACTTCGCCGACAGCACGCTGCCCTCCTACGTCCCGGACGCCGCCGCGTTGCTTTGCCGGCGGGTGCTCAGCTTTCTCGACGGGCGCTAG